Proteins encoded within one genomic window of Lynx canadensis isolate LIC74 chromosome B4, mLynCan4.pri.v2, whole genome shotgun sequence:
- the CB4H12orf50 gene encoding uncharacterized protein C12orf50 homolog isoform X2, protein MEMQQNCSISCFWETQPLGCVKISCIFYHSKPRNINGLFLPPSSNITPQKETQEGIPPLTQSQEPLKPQENISRPIHHPLVLKTNFEEEEEEGDEQNDASSLWTKTPEEIEEKRAIKEMCYKSGEYYRFHTPDISSSKSIASTADKELEKPLENGSELQEGDGLTVPTKFSLFERQGEIKASLDRKPRTDIAAFENGGGDCYVPQRIIFLGVDEKEAVTEEKEITVSKCSNTKVNDVQPVRKPHFKGVKKRKWIYDEPKNFPGPGMQRAVQAPNPKNKMSYHRNNKNRSAENASYIHVQRDAIRTVSLSAPPRSRPTNRSYNKVDVNKEPKLNLCPDKYMSTSYNGSAWRKRIPFSKTYSKTEKIYTEPRRNGSK, encoded by the exons ATGGAAATGCAG CAAAACTGCAGCATTTCATGCTTCTGGGAAACTCAACCTCTTGGTTGTGTGAAGATCAGTTGTATCTTTTATCACAGCAAACCTCGAAATATCAATGGATTATTTTTGCCACCAAGTAGCA ATATCACACCACAGAAAGAAACTCAGGAAGGAATTCCACCCCTGACCCAGAGTCAGGAACCCCTGAAACCTCAGGAGAATATATCACGACCCATTCATCATCctttagttttaaaaactaactttgaggaagaagaggaggaaggagatgaACAAAATG ATGCATCTAGTTTATGGACAAAGACTcctgaagaaattgaagaaaaaagagcaataaaGGAGATGTGTTATAAATCTG GTGAATACTACAGATTTCATACTCCAGATATTTCATCATCAAAAAGCATAGCCTCTACAGCAGACAAAGAGTTAGAAAAGCCTTTGGAAAATGGCAGTGAATTGCAAGAAG gGGATGGTCTTACAGTTCCAACAAAATTTAGCCTATTTGAAAGGCAAGGTGAGATAAAAGCATCATTGGATAGGAAACCAAGGACTGACATTGCTGCTTTTGAAAATGGAG GAGGTGACTGTTATGTTCCACAGAGGATCATATTCCTTGGAGTAGATGAAAAAGAAGCTGtaactgaagagaaagaaattactgTGTCAAAATGTTCAAATACTAAAG tGAATGATGTCCAGCCAGTGAGGAAGCCTCACTTTAAAggtgtgaagaaaagaaaatggatttacGATGAACCAAAGAATTTTCCTGGCCCAGGAATGCAGAGAG CAGTACAGGCCCCAAatcccaaaaataaaatgagttaccatcgcaataataaaaacagaagtgcTGAGAATGCATCCTATATCCACGTTCAGAGAGATGCTATCAGGACTGTCTCACTGAGTGCACCTCCCCGCAGCAGGCCCACAAATAGGTCCTACAATAAAGTCGATGTTAACAAGGAACCCAAACTCAACCTTTGTCCAG ataAATATATGTCAACATCATATAATGGTTCAGCCTGGCGAAAAAGGAttcctttttcaaaaacatattcaaaaactgaaaagatatatacag
- the CB4H12orf50 gene encoding uncharacterized protein C12orf50 homolog isoform X1: protein MEMQQNCSISCFWETQPLGCVKISCIFYHSKPRNINGLFLPPSSNITPQKETQEGIPPLTQSQEPLKPQENISRPIHHPLVLKTNFEEEEEEGDEQNDASSLWTKTPEEIEEKRAIKEMCYKSGEYYRFHTPDISSSKSIASTADKELEKPLENGSELQEGDGLTVPTKFSLFERQGEIKASLDRKPRTDIAAFENGGGDCYVPQRIIFLGVDEKEAVTEEKEITVSKCSNTKDNKDSPHPKRSLTTRLVPTTHVLNSTENISMKCREDPSSMNDVQPVRKPHFKGVKKRKWIYDEPKNFPGPGMQRAVQAPNPKNKMSYHRNNKNRSAENASYIHVQRDAIRTVSLSAPPRSRPTNRSYNKVDVNKEPKLNLCPDKYMSTSYNGSAWRKRIPFSKTYSKTEKIYTEPRRNGSK from the exons ATGGAAATGCAG CAAAACTGCAGCATTTCATGCTTCTGGGAAACTCAACCTCTTGGTTGTGTGAAGATCAGTTGTATCTTTTATCACAGCAAACCTCGAAATATCAATGGATTATTTTTGCCACCAAGTAGCA ATATCACACCACAGAAAGAAACTCAGGAAGGAATTCCACCCCTGACCCAGAGTCAGGAACCCCTGAAACCTCAGGAGAATATATCACGACCCATTCATCATCctttagttttaaaaactaactttgaggaagaagaggaggaaggagatgaACAAAATG ATGCATCTAGTTTATGGACAAAGACTcctgaagaaattgaagaaaaaagagcaataaaGGAGATGTGTTATAAATCTG GTGAATACTACAGATTTCATACTCCAGATATTTCATCATCAAAAAGCATAGCCTCTACAGCAGACAAAGAGTTAGAAAAGCCTTTGGAAAATGGCAGTGAATTGCAAGAAG gGGATGGTCTTACAGTTCCAACAAAATTTAGCCTATTTGAAAGGCAAGGTGAGATAAAAGCATCATTGGATAGGAAACCAAGGACTGACATTGCTGCTTTTGAAAATGGAG GAGGTGACTGTTATGTTCCACAGAGGATCATATTCCTTGGAGTAGATGAAAAAGAAGCTGtaactgaagagaaagaaattactgTGTCAAAATGTTCAAATACTAAAG aTAACAAGGACAGCCCTCATCCAAAGCGTTCCCTAACTACCCGACTAGTACCTACAACGCATGTATTAAATTCTACTGAGAATATCAGTATGAAGTGCAGAGAGGACCCCTCTTCAA tGAATGATGTCCAGCCAGTGAGGAAGCCTCACTTTAAAggtgtgaagaaaagaaaatggatttacGATGAACCAAAGAATTTTCCTGGCCCAGGAATGCAGAGAG CAGTACAGGCCCCAAatcccaaaaataaaatgagttaccatcgcaataataaaaacagaagtgcTGAGAATGCATCCTATATCCACGTTCAGAGAGATGCTATCAGGACTGTCTCACTGAGTGCACCTCCCCGCAGCAGGCCCACAAATAGGTCCTACAATAAAGTCGATGTTAACAAGGAACCCAAACTCAACCTTTGTCCAG ataAATATATGTCAACATCATATAATGGTTCAGCCTGGCGAAAAAGGAttcctttttcaaaaacatattcaaaaactgaaaagatatatacag